The Natrinema caseinilyticum genomic sequence ATCTCGAGTCCGACAACCGGCTGGACGAGACCACGACTCGGCCGGCCGGTGACGGGGACGCCGGACGATCCGATCGCGCTCGGGACGACTCCCGTTGAGCGTCCACTCGCTCTCTCGCTGCACGAAACGCCCGGTCACCGTCTTCGCCCCCGGATCGCGTTTCTCCCGAACCGGGGTTCGGTGACTCGAGTCGATCACGCGTAGGAGAGGTAATTAACGAGGTAGACGGTTGCATTGAAACAGCCGTGAACCAGCGCCGGGACGAGTAAGGTGTCGCTGGCTTCGTAGAGTATCCCGAAGAAGAGCCCCAGCGTCGTTACTGTTCCGATACTCACCACGACGGCGCCGATTTCCTCGCCCATGTACACGGGCAGGTGGATACATCCGAACACCAGGGCGGCGAGACCCACCGCGACGACGGTCGGGAACGTCTCCTCGAGTCGCGACTGGAGGACACCCCGGAACAGGAGTTCCTCACCGGGACCAGTCAGCAAGACGGCGATCGGGATCCTGACCAGAAACAGGGCCGGATACGTCCGGCCCTCTTCGATTCCGGAGTGAGTCGTTCCGTCGCTGCCGCCGAAGGGCTCGAGCAGGTCGACGACCGCCTCGAACCCGATCATGACGACGAACGCACCGACCAGTCCCGCGACGACCCAGGCCACGTCCCAGACCGTCGGCCATCGGACCCGAAGGAAATCGGCGACGAAACGCCGATCGAACCCGCGTCGACGGATGATCATGTACGAGAGCGCCGTGCCGCCGGCACCCACGACGTTGAACCCCACCGTGAGTCCGATTTCCTCGACCGTCCGCGTACCGTAGCCCAGCGCGGTGAGGTGACCGATCGTTCCCACCCCTGCGACCGTGCCGCTCGCGTAGCCGAACAGTCCAACCACGAGGCAGACGCCGACCGCCCGCGTCCCGCGTTTGACCCGCGCCCCCACGCGTCGCCGCTTGCTCGAGCGCACACGGTTTCGTTATCACCATCGATAAAAATAGGTATTGATACGACCGGCGTTAATTGAACGCCGCGGGGGCCGATCGGATCCGATCGACCCTCGCCCGGCATCCATTCGGCCGTCAGTCGGTCATGTCGTCGACTAATTCGCTCGCAACGCCGGTGTAGCCGGCCGGCGTCAGCGCGTGGAGTTCCTCGCGGACGTCCTCGTCGACGTCCAGGTCGTCGAACAGTTCGCGGAAGTCAGCGAGCGTGACGTCCTTGCCGCGGGTGACTGCCTTGACGCGCTCGTAGGCGTCGGCCTGGCCCTCGCGCCGGAGGATGGTCTGGACGGCCTCGCCGATGATTTCGGGGGTCGCCTCGAGGTCGTCGTGCATGACCTGCTCGGAGGGGACGACCTTCGAGAGGCCGGCAGCGGTCTTACCGTAGCCGATCAGGCAGTGGGCGAAGGCGGGTCCGATGTTACGCTTGACGGTCGAATCGGAGAGGTCGCGCTGGAGCCGGGAGGTGGTGACGTAATCAGCGAGGAAGGCGAGGTCCGAGTTTGCTTTCGAGAGGTTCCCCTCGCTGTTCTCGAAGTCGATCGGGTTCACCTTGTGTGGCATGGTCGAGGACCCCGTTTCGCCTTCGACGGCCTCTTGCCCGAGGTAGCGATCGGAGACGTAGAGCCACACGTCGAGGTCGAGGTCGAGCAGGACCGCGTTGGCTCCGCGGAACGCGTCGAACAGGGCCGCGAGGTCGTCGCAGGGGTTGACCTGCGTCGTCAGCGCCTCGAACTCGAGGCCGAGCCCCTCGACGAAGTCCCGGGCGAAGGCCTGCCAGTCGACGTCCGGATAGGCGGCGACGTGGGCCGCGTACGTTCCGGAGGCGCCGCCGAGTTTGCCTCGCAGGTCGTCGGTCGCCAGCCGGATGCGACCGGTGGCACGGGCCAGCCGGGAGGCGTAGACGGCCATCTCCTTCCCGAACGTGGTCGGCGTCGCGGGCTGGCCGTGGGTACGTGCCAGCATCGGAAGGTCGCGGTAGTCCCGCGCCATGTCCGCGAGACGCTCGCGGACGTCGTACAGTTCGGGCAGGAGGACCTCGTCGACGGCGTCCCGGACGAGCAGTCGGTGGGCCAGGTTGTTCACGTCCTCGCTGGTCAACCCGAAGTGGATCCAGGCCGACGCGTCGCTCCCCTCGGGAAGGCGGTGGCGGACGAAGTATTCGACGGCCTTGACGTCGTGGTTCGTCGCCTCGAAGTCGGCGTGGCCCTCGGTCTCGAGTTTCTTGATCAACTGCGCGTCTTCCTCGGCGAAGCTCTCGGCGAGGCTCCGCAGGTGGGTGCGCTCCTCGAAGTCGAGTTCCAGCGGCGTCGCCTCGAGGTCGGCCAGCGCGATCAGGTACTCGACTTCGACGCGGACTCGGGCGCGCATGAGTGCGGCCTCGCTCGCGTACGGCGACAGCGGTGCGGTCCGGCCGCCGT encodes the following:
- a CDS encoding CPBP family intramembrane glutamic endopeptidase; the encoded protein is MRSSKRRRVGARVKRGTRAVGVCLVVGLFGYASGTVAGVGTIGHLTALGYGTRTVEEIGLTVGFNVVGAGGTALSYMIIRRRGFDRRFVADFLRVRWPTVWDVAWVVAGLVGAFVVMIGFEAVVDLLEPFGGSDGTTHSGIEEGRTYPALFLVRIPIAVLLTGPGEELLFRGVLQSRLEETFPTVVAVGLAALVFGCIHLPVYMGEEIGAVVVSIGTVTTLGLFFGILYEASDTLLVPALVHGCFNATVYLVNYLSYA
- the purB gene encoding adenylosuccinate lyase, with protein sequence MTETDALYAVSPLDGRYGGRTAPLSPYASEAALMRARVRVEVEYLIALADLEATPLELDFEERTHLRSLAESFAEEDAQLIKKLETEGHADFEATNHDVKAVEYFVRHRLPEGSDASAWIHFGLTSEDVNNLAHRLLVRDAVDEVLLPELYDVRERLADMARDYRDLPMLARTHGQPATPTTFGKEMAVYASRLARATGRIRLATDDLRGKLGGASGTYAAHVAAYPDVDWQAFARDFVEGLGLEFEALTTQVNPCDDLAALFDAFRGANAVLLDLDLDVWLYVSDRYLGQEAVEGETGSSTMPHKVNPIDFENSEGNLSKANSDLAFLADYVTTSRLQRDLSDSTVKRNIGPAFAHCLIGYGKTAAGLSKVVPSEQVMHDDLEATPEIIGEAVQTILRREGQADAYERVKAVTRGKDVTLADFRELFDDLDVDEDVREELHALTPAGYTGVASELVDDMTD